In the Magnolia sinica isolate HGM2019 chromosome 15, MsV1, whole genome shotgun sequence genome, one interval contains:
- the LOC131226935 gene encoding uncharacterized protein LOC131226935: protein MATSSDSTMSTSTNVSTSANILATPNSSNPLYLHHSNQLGITLVSQPLIGDNYATSSRAMIVALNAKNKLYFVDGSYLQPSTTAPNFASWTRCNHMVLSWILNALTKELSNSVVYTDSAYAVWIDLHDHFSQSNGPHIFQLQRSICSYTQAQSTIATYFSQLKSYWDELSSPVLLDLATRRMIGLDKEQNGLYHFIPHVPPAVLSANYHSSSKLWH from the exons ATGGCTACTTCTTCAGATAGTACTATGTCTACTTCAACCAATGTATCTACTTCAGCCAATATTTTGGCAACTCCAAACTCCTCAAATCCACTCTATCTTCATCATTCTAATCAGCTAGGTATTACACTTGTTTCTCAACCTCTCATCGGCGATAACTATGCCACTTCGAGTCGTGCCATGATCGTTGCTCTTAACGCCAAGAATAAACTATACTTTGTTGATGGCTCCTACCTACAACCCTCTACTACTGCTCCTAATTTTGCCTCATGGACTCGATGTAACCATATGGTTCTATCTTGGATCCTCAATGCTCTCACTAAAGAGTTATCAAATAGTGTGGTTTACACTGACAGTGCTTATGCTGTTTGGATTGATCTCCATGACCATTTTTCTCAAAGCAACGGTCCACACATATTTCAACTTCAGCGCTCCATTTGCTCTTACACACAAGCTCAGTCTACCATTGCTACATACTTCTCACAGTTGAAATCATATTGGGATGAACTATCCTCCCCTGTTCTCCTT GACCTTGCCACAAGGAGGATGATTGGACTGGATAAGGAGCAAAACGGCCTTTATCACTTCATTCCACATGTTCCTCCAGCCGTTTTATCTGCTAACTACCATTCTTCCTCTAAATTATGGCATTGA